One stretch of Vicia villosa cultivar HV-30 ecotype Madison, WI unplaced genomic scaffold, Vvil1.0 ctg.001020F_1_1, whole genome shotgun sequence DNA includes these proteins:
- the LOC131632771 gene encoding xyloglucan endotransglucosylase/hydrolase 2-like, with the protein MCPMASSIRINMLVGVMIISSLIATCAANFNQDFDLTWGDHRAKIFNGGQLLSLSLDKTSGSGFQSKKEYLFGRIDMQLKLVAGNSAGTVTAYYLSSQGPTHDEIDFEFLGNVTGVPFPKNQPMRIYSSLWNADDWATRGGLVKTDWSKAPFTAYYRNFKATELSSVSSNSFSDSTLQNNNELDAYGRRRLRWVQKYFMIYNYCNDLKRFPQGIPAECRRSRF; encoded by the exons ATGTGTCCAATGGCTTCTTCTATTCGCATTAATATGCTTGTTGGAGTTATGATAATTAGCTCCTTGATAGCTACATGTGCTGCTAATTTCAACCAAGACTTTGATCTTACATGGGGTGATCATCGTGCTAAAATATTCAATGGTGGACAGCTTCTATCTCTTTCTCTAGACAAAACCTCTGGCTCTGGCTTTCAGTCCAAGAAAGAATACTTATTTGGTAGAATTGATATGCAACTCAAACTCGTTGCTGGAAACTCTGCGGGAACCGTAACTGCTTACTAC TTATCATCGCAAGGGCCAACTCAtgatgaaattgattttgaattcttGGGGAACGTTACTGGTGTTCCATTCCCAAAGAACCAACCAATGAGAATCTATTCAAGTCTGTGGAATGCTGATGATTGGGCTACAAGAGGCGGTTTGGTGAAAACGGATTGGTCCAAAGCACCCTTTACAGCTTACTATCGGAATTTCAAAGCCACTGAACTCTCCTCTGTGTCTTCCAATTCGTTCTCTGATTCTACACTGCAGAACAACAATGAGCTTGATGCTTATGGTAGAAGAAGATTGAGATGGGTTCAGAAGTACTTCATGATATATAATTACTGCAATGATCTTAAGCGATTTCCACAAGGGATTCCTGCTGAGTGTAGGCGCTCAAGGTTCTGA